In one Macaca nemestrina isolate mMacNem1 chromosome 2, mMacNem.hap1, whole genome shotgun sequence genomic region, the following are encoded:
- the LOC105477500 gene encoding large ribosomal subunit protein eL24 isoform X1 yields MKVELCSFSGYKIYPGHGRRYARTDGKVFQFLNAKCESAFLSKRNPRQINWTVLYRRKHKKGQSEEIQKKRTRRAVKFQRAITGASLADIMAKRNQKPEVRKAQREQAIRAAKEAKKAKQASKKTAMAAAKTLALSPRLECSGRISAHCKLRLLGSHHSPASASRVAGTTDARHLAQLGFCIF; encoded by the exons ATGAA GGTGGAGCTGTGCAGTTTTAGCGGGTACAAGATCTACCCCGGACACGGGAGGCGCTACGCCAGGACCGACGGGAAG GTTTTCCAGTTTCTTAATGCAAAATGCGAGTCGGCGTTCCTTTCCAAGAGGAATCCTCGGCAGATAAACTGGACTGTCCTCTACAGAAGGAAGCACAAAAAGGGTCAGTCG gaagaaattcaaaagaaaagaaccCGCCGAGCAGTCAAATTCCAGAGGGCCATTACTGGTGCATCTCTTGCTGATATAATGGCCAAGAGGAATCAGAAACCTGAAGTTAGAAAGGCTCAACGAGAACAAGCTATCAG GGCTGCTAAGGAAGCAAAAAAGGCTAAGCAAGCATCTAAAAAGACTGCAATGGCTGCTGCTAAG actctcgctttgtcgcccagactggagtgcagtggccggatctcagctcactgcaagctccgcctcctgggttcacaccattctcctgcctcagcctcccgagtagctgggactacagacgcccgccacctcgcccagctaggtttttgtattttttag
- the LOC105477500 gene encoding large ribosomal subunit protein eL24 isoform X2 — MKVELCSFSGYKIYPGHGRRYARTDGKVFQFLNAKCESAFLSKRNPRQINWTVLYRRKHKKGQSEEIQKKRTRRAVKFQRAITGASLADIMAKRNQKPEVRKAQREQAIRAAKEAKKAKQASKKTAMAAAKAPTKAAPKQKIVKPVKVSAPRVGGKR; from the exons ATGAA GGTGGAGCTGTGCAGTTTTAGCGGGTACAAGATCTACCCCGGACACGGGAGGCGCTACGCCAGGACCGACGGGAAG GTTTTCCAGTTTCTTAATGCAAAATGCGAGTCGGCGTTCCTTTCCAAGAGGAATCCTCGGCAGATAAACTGGACTGTCCTCTACAGAAGGAAGCACAAAAAGGGTCAGTCG gaagaaattcaaaagaaaagaaccCGCCGAGCAGTCAAATTCCAGAGGGCCATTACTGGTGCATCTCTTGCTGATATAATGGCCAAGAGGAATCAGAAACCTGAAGTTAGAAAGGCTCAACGAGAACAAGCTATCAG GGCTGCTAAGGAAGCAAAAAAGGCTAAGCAAGCATCTAAAAAGACTGCAATGGCTGCTGCTAAG GCACCTACAAAGGCAGCACCTAAGCAAAAGATTGTGAAGCCTGTGAAAGTTTCAGCTCCCCGAGTTGGTGGAAAACGCTAA